CTCTCGCTTTTGTCTCTCAAATGTCTCTAAACAAAGTATCGCTAAAGTTACACATTGCACACTAGTGAGTAGTGAATATAAACTccactttcataaaaaaaaaaaaggtttccatcctttttcttttttaagttgcGAGCTGAATGAAGTAcacagtaataattttttatatataaatatactatcatttaattattatttttatataagtgTATTAATCTAACATTACTAATTTCTAtaattaagttgtttttttatataaaaatatgtcatTAGCCCATAATAATTGTGTATTtatcccaagaaaaaaaaaactaataataggGGAATGAGAatctaataatatataatagggATATGAGAATAAATTCAtacaaactaattttttttatcgtcttatttttcttctcaactaaacaaattagttttatattctttcatttttccttctttccaaCCAAACACGCATAGTGGAAGAATAAAATCTCTTCTATCttccacttttctatcctccaccattttctatctcccacttttctatcaCTTCAACCAAACGAAGCCTTAGATTTGAATTAACCCAAATCTAAGCAAACTAAAGTTACTAGCATAGGATCCTTCCACAATTAAAGATCGCAAAAGCCCAACATTATTGAAGTTCTTTGTAATTGTTTATGAGCCTTGATCATCCTAGAATATATCTAACATAACTCACCACAAACCCACATAACACACACTCAACTAATTTAATTCAATATCCAATCAAATTGGAGTATCACAATCTCTCCTACTTATATCCATGAGGTTCTTGTCATTTCCAATGTTGTTGGGCAATGTCCCCAAGACTAAATGGGATTATCAGGTTGGCAAATTGATTCAATCAATCTAGGGTAGAAGGACTAGAAGCTAGTGAACTATGTCATGGTTATTAAGGAATTGAAACAAAGCAAATACTTATAACCATTGTCAAATTTAATAACACAAATTAAAGGAtcaaatttagtttttatttcaatatataatgattttaaaatagAATACAACTCTAGATCCTTCATATGGTAAAGGTAAGTGACTCATaataaatcatcaataaaaatgCTATAAATACATAAACGCCAAATATGAGGGGACTTTTATTGTACCTCAAATGTTTGAATGAACTAGGTGAAGAACTACAACATGACTCTCATCCTCATGTCTAGGCATAAAATGGTGCTTGCTCAACAGGCAAGCTTTACACTAAAAGAACACAACTTGATGGCATGATGAAACTAGCAAGTTCAAGATCCGAAGAAAGAGACTGATCAAGGCAGCAATGGTGTTGAAATTCTTAAGAGTGCCCGAAGAATCATGTTTTGCATATGCAGTCAACCCTGCACCCTCAACCCTTTCCTCCTTTCAGGCTGCTTGGCAAGATAATTATAGTTGAAGAATGGTGACTTAAGGTATGTAAAATTCCATCAGAATGAGATTGAAGAGTCCATTCCAGACTAGTCTTCACTGGGACATATAATACTActaaaaaaatggaagaaggaacacacacaaacacaaggGAATTAAATGGATTAAATATGGGGCCAGTGGAAGAAGCCTCCTATCAAACACGTATACCCTCTTATAGGCCTactgacaaaaaaaatttaggaagaGCAATAGAAAGGAAACTTTTGCAATCTTAAATAATTGAACTAATAGCTGGGAACAAAGTCAGATTTAATCCCCAAGGAACTTTTAAAACAGAGTTCAAAAAGAAATATCATTAACATTGTGCATATGAAAGAGAGGGAATAGTCCAAGTCAAACAGTGTTATCAAATAGGCAGCATTAGCTACAAAAACTTTAGCATCGGAAAGTAAGGAGCAAATGGTGGTAATAGCTTTAGGATATAACCCTGAATAGAGAAGATGCATCAAGTAGCAGGATCCACAAACCAAAAGAACTAATTCTACATAGAATTCCATTTTATAGATTACAAATTATCTGAGCTTCAATTTTATAGTTTGAACTTTGGAGTCGTGATTTGTACAAGGTACTTCGATGACAAATAGAGGCAAATGTAACATTGGCGATTATCAAAACATTAAAGACTAAAGTGACAACCGAAATTCAAGTACAAAATTGAATctgtacacattttttttatttattttaaggacAAAATTGAATCTTCACACACAATTCAAGGAGGAAAACAATTTGtcctaatttattattttatataaataattattgataATAACCCTTCATTTTAAATCTTCAAATCTGAATCCCTTTTTTACAAATATAGAGTTCTATAGGCACTGTCACTAAAACTAACACAAGTGTCGGGTACCTAATTTTAATGAATCCCCTGCGAGTCTTTCAACCCATTGAAGTGAGAGAGACAAAGAGTCTTAATTTCCAATTCTAATGGTCTAGTTCAAGCAAACAGGGTTTGATCTGCACTGCAACTGGCTTGTATTTGAGACCTCAATGTCCACTATAGTTTTCAAGTTGCAAGTGAACAAAAGCCAGCACAAGGTTTATTTAGAACATATAACCAATTAAAGCATCCTTCCAGAACTTTTTTCCCCTGGTAAAAAGACATCAGGTGTGAACATTTGGCAAGCATTTTCTATTCTAGTTTTCAGTGGTTTCTGCCTGTCATAACAAGCTAGCTTGCTACTCACATCAGCTGTCAAAAATCAGAAACGACTCAAACAGAAGCGAGTGCATAATCAAATGAGCTACAGGATTCCATGGGAGTAATGCCTATCTAATTTATCATAGTGACTTCAACAAGTTGAGTGATACAGAAACGTTTTTTTCCAAGGCTGCTAACAGGACCTGTACCAGTTGTAATAGGTGCATAATCAAAATTTATCATAGTAACTTTAACAAGCTGAGTGATACAAAaacttttttcacaattgttaacATCATTGTTATAAttggtatataataaaaatttatcatggTCACTTCAACAAGTTGAGTGATACAAAACTTTCACAACTTTTTCATAACTCCTAAATGCATAACAAAAATGAGTTGAAtagtaagagcattcacatccgtTTAGACAGAATTTAGGCAAATTATAGCATAGGaaactattttttctatttttaccTAATCACTCTCAACTACATCCATGAAAGTGATGTTACTCCTATACATCCTGAAAAGTTGtgaaaaccataaaataaaataaataataaaataaagtttaaagaaaagtGTGTGCCTAGTACTAGATTTTGCAGAAAATGCTTTGAAGTAATGAAATTATGTCTGGGTGCTTCAATGCGATTCAAAAATATCAGACAGAATTACACTTTATTGTTAGATCATCCAATCATTCTAAATTCTTATAATGCCCGGGTAATCAGATTATGCATATGCAGTCAACCCTGCAGCCTCAaagctttctttcttcttccaaaCTGCTTGGCAAGATAACTATATTGAAGAAGGGTAATAAGGTACAGAAATTCCATCAGCATGAATGCACGACATTGGAATCCTCCCTTTTAAACCATTCTTCAATCTGACATCTAATACTAgcaataaagaaacaaaaacgaggaagaaacacacacaaacactaAGTAACAAAATGGAGGAAATATGTGTCAGTGGAAAATCCTGAAGCCTCTTAACAAACACGGATACCCTCTTAATAGACCTACCAAGAAATATAGAGGACCTATGGAAAGGAAACTTGTGCAATCCTAAATTATTCAACCAATAGATGGGAACAGGAATTAGATTTCATCCCCAAGGAACTTTAAAACACAGTTAACATTGTGCAGCCCAACTATCCAAGTCAGACAATGTTATTAAAAGGCAGCACAAGCCACATGAACCTCATTCTTCATCTGAAAGATAGGGTCTAGTCCAAGTTAGTCCAAGTTAGACAATGTTATCAATAGGCAGCATGAGCAAAAACTTCAacatacaaaaatatataggacACATAAATACTAGTATATGATGGAAATAGCTTCAGAATATAACACTGCATATGCCACATCAAGTTCAAGTGCTTAGTTGTTGGATACTTGGATCCACAAACCAAAGAACCGATTTTACATAGAattcaattatataaattttaaatgaattcGATTCAATTTATTTCTCTCATTCAACAGAATCCtatggttttattttgaaaccaaacatgcaaatggaatttttttttttttttttttttgaaacaaccCTTTTTTAAATCTAAGAGAAATTAACATTAGAAAATTCCATTATGCCctctttttaaagaataaaaaaaagtccaaaatcATATGCTCACATTTAAAATACTACTAAAAGCTTCAATCAGCTGTACAATGGAATAAACACCAAAACCTTCACTTTTTGCATCAAaagcatcattatcattgtgcATATGAAAGAGGGTATATTTCAAGTTAGACAATGTTATCAATAGGCAGCATAAGCTGATGAGCACTGAGTAACAACAACTTCAGCACAACTTCAGCATCAAAAAGTAAAGAGCAAAAATTCACTTTTATAGATTTCAAAtgaattacttatcaaaaaaaaaaaaaaaaagagatttcaaATGAATTGACCTTCAGAAACAAAAGAGCAGCACAGGAACAATCAAACCTACACACATCTGAGATGACATTAGGAAGATTGAGCTTATTACAACAAAGGGCACTTCTAATACTAACTGCCAGCTTTGCAGTAGCAGCAGCATTACATGCTGTACTAAGTACTAACCCAGCAGAATCTACAACAAGCAATTAACTTACTAAGTTCTAAGATGTTAATAATCGTAGTTTGGATAGCCCAACCAGCTTGAGCCCCATTTGAATCAAGAAAATCATAACAGGCTTTTGCATCCCCTTCAATTCATTTCACTCATGCAACGGAAACCTATTGACTTTGATTTTGAAACCAAACACGCAAATGGAATTCTATCAACCATCTTTTCCATTATACCCTTTTCCAAAGGGTAAAACCCAAGTCCAAAATCACATCCTCACAtctaaaatacaagaaaaaaataggACAAACAAATCCAAGCACTTGCTTCAATCAACTCTACAAAACAATAAGCACCAAAGCTACCTCTTTCACATCAAAATCGCCCTCGCCATCCTTACAAAAActtcaacaataacaacaacaacaacgaatAGTAATCCAATCTCCCCCACCTCATAATCAATATTTACACAATTCAATTCGATTCTTATTAACATCAAATCCGATGTGGTGCTAAAATTCCAAACAGCATCCATTCCAGAAACAGTCCGTatccatttcaaaaacaaaaatcccaagTGAGAAatcaacataaacaaaacataaaaaaggcttttaattctaaaaaacatccagacaaattttattttcaatctatacaaaacccaaaacttaaaACAACCCCTTCCAAAATCACCACTTTCCAATCACCCTCATAAAACCTTCAACGACAACAATAACAACACACATAACAATCCAACATTCCCACCTTGTAAACAATAACAGTTACACAATTTAATTCTTATCAACATCAAATTCAGtatactacaaaaaaatttccaatgaCCACATATCTTTTGATTCCatgtcaacaacaacaacaactcatatccatttcaaaaaaaaacaaaaatcccatCTGAGAAATCAACATAAAAAGGCATTTCAGTTCCAAAAACACCCAAACCATTTTTTGTATCTACCAAGAAGCTTTCTTAATGCCAGCAAGAGCGCCTTTTGAAGCGAGTTCACGAAACACGATACGAGACATACGGAAGAACTGGTACACACCGCGAGATCGGCCGGTGAAGATGCACCGGTTCCTGAGGCGAGTGAAGGAGCTGTTTCGAGGCAACTTGGCTAGCTTGTACTGTTGTTGTTCTCTCAACTCCGGTGGAAGCTCTGGGTCTCTGAGGAAAGCCTTGAACAGGTTGCGCTTCAGTTCGAACTGCTTAGCCAGTTGACGGCGCTGGTTGTCGTGGATGTTGCGGTTCTCTCTGCGGACCTCCATTGCTATCAGATGTCTGTGTTTCTCTTCTCACGTTTCAGTAGAAGTGAAGTAGAGCGAAATGTAAATGGGTTTTTTGGACTTCGGCTTATTGTCAATgggccttcttcttttttgtcatttttcttggGCCCATTTTCGGCCGGTACATGTtcaatagcaaaaaaaaaaaggaaaagatgaagatgacgatgagaacaaaaattaaaagatgagATGAGTGTCAAGAAATATACAGAGTAGTAGACCCGAAGAGAAATCTTTGGAGATGAACAAATCTGAGAGAGGGAGGAGATAAGACTTAAGAGAGACAGGAGGTTAAGTGAGAGTCAGACCGTTTGAATAGAAGAGTATAGAGGGAATTTAAAAAGACATTTTGAATATACAGTTGTGATGAGGTTTGGGATGTGGGAATATTGGGAATTTGGTGATAGATGGACTTAAAAAAGAGGAGCAGTTCCAGTGTCACAACAAAAGGCACAACTTGCACTATAACTCACTCATGTGTGGTTGGTAGAAGGGTGTTCCTACATGGATTCATCATCACCCCTCTACTAACCACAACTCGTCACATGGTGAGTTGTGGTATAAATTGTACCTTTTGTTGTGTCATCaaacttttttctaaaaagaaagatgaaaatagGGGAAGAGAAAGACCAAAGACACATGCCACGTAGATgaaggagaagtaaaaaaatgaatcaaaagaTATGATAGTAGTGGGGTTGGTTTAGAGAAAGGATCCTACTAAGGGTATCTTTagagcaattgttaataaattattttaggaaattttttactccacttttatgggaaatagaaaaaactatcaaaatattaattgccTTTAATGAATGAatagtgaaaattgaaaattaaaatcattattttatatcTATATTCCACTTTTTTGAATTGatgtttttttccctttgatgAGATTGAATTGATACTTttaggttatatatataaaatctcaAAACACTCATGAAACGATATgctaaaatatttcatttcacTAGCCAAACCAAAAACGAGTTCCAAAATagaattaataacattgcaaaAAACCAATGATATTTCCTAGAATAATTATAGTACCACATATTTGTACACACACTTTGTCACAATTATCTTATATGACAGACTATATTGGCTGTTTATTACTATCATATggattcattattttttcttcacaaCTCATAATCCGCCACGTAGAATAGTTGTGATAAAGTGTGTGAAAGTGTGGTAGACTATGAGTGATGAAAGAAACAATTGTGGATCCatataaaaatcataaacaacCACTTATAGTCTATCACGTTAGTTAgcattatgaaaaaaaaaaaaaaaaagagttgtgcTCCTATAGAGCTTGAACTATAAGCCATGAGATCCGTAACTCCTACCTCGGCTCATTGAAAGTGCATATAGCTCGACAGTCTCTAGGACGTTGGTACTAAATTGACCGGCATTGGACACAAACTAATAACTACTGCTATaagtttatgtattttttaaccATTAAATTAAGATGTGTTAGTGGATCGATAATACAACGGAATTGtcttttattataaaagaagGGTCAAGATTTAGTGTCATttgagaattattaaaaataagtctTGTTTTT
This genomic stretch from Quercus robur chromosome 4, dhQueRobu3.1, whole genome shotgun sequence harbors:
- the LOC126722916 gene encoding ribosomal protein S14, mitochondrial-like, with translation MEVRRENRNIHDNQRRQLAKQFELKRNLFKAFLRDPELPPELREQQQYKLAKLPRNSSFTRLRNRCIFTGRSRGVYQFFRMSRIVFRELASKGALAGIKKASW